A genome region from Chitinivibrio alkaliphilus ACht1 includes the following:
- a CDS encoding glycogen-binding domain-containing protein encodes MAKTAGSKKKRVTFTYKGVPGSDVFVTGSFNEWDPKQKKLKDKKKDGVYSLAVNLPRERHQYKFIVDGEWINDPECTMYEEDGFGGLNSVVDLTDI; translated from the coding sequence ATGGCAAAAACAGCAGGTTCCAAAAAAAAGCGTGTTACCTTTACCTATAAAGGTGTACCCGGCAGTGATGTCTTTGTAACGGGCTCATTCAACGAGTGGGATCCGAAGCAGAAAAAATTAAAAGATAAGAAGAAGGATGGGGTGTATTCTCTCGCCGTTAATCTTCCGCGAGAACGACACCAATATAAATTCATTGTTGATGGTGAATGGATTAACGACCCCGAGTGCACGATGTACGAAGAGGATGGGTTCGGTGGTCTGAATAGTGTTGTAGACCTTACCGATATTTAA
- a CDS encoding OadG family protein yields the protein MEKKKWILAVSVLWVFCLSASVWAGTERLMGAEAIREGQGWLVALTGIITVFVALVVITLIISALPGILRVLARFYPEQEDAPSPAKKSSDTAQVAAAIAVAYHQKNS from the coding sequence GTGGAAAAAAAGAAGTGGATCCTAGCTGTTTCGGTTCTATGGGTATTCTGTTTAAGTGCCAGCGTGTGGGCTGGTACGGAGCGACTCATGGGAGCAGAAGCTATTCGTGAGGGGCAGGGGTGGCTCGTGGCTCTTACGGGGATTATAACGGTGTTTGTTGCCTTGGTGGTTATTACTCTTATTATCTCGGCATTGCCGGGAATCCTCCGTGTTTTAGCGAGGTTTTACCCGGAGCAGGAGGATGCCCCATCACCTGCCAAGAAAAGTTCTGATACTGCACAAGTTGCTGCAGCTATCGCTGTTGCTTACCATCAAAAGAATTCCTAA
- a CDS encoding sodium ion-translocating decarboxylase subunit beta, whose translation MGNLFDSLLEFWKTTGFMHMNGGSFLMIVVGIIFISLAIVKNYEPLLLLPIGAGMVAGNIPYPAELGELIGIGVQHEGSVFWYIYQGVGRGIFPPIIFLGIGAMTDFSAMLANPKLILLGAAAQSGIFLTFVGALALGFTPGQAGAIGIIGGADGPTSIFLASQLAPNLLGSIAIAAYSYMSLVPIIQPPIMRLLTTKEEREIRMAPPKQATKRERIFFPIVGLLATTLFVPAALPLLGMLFFGNLLKESTVTERLAETARTSLIDIVTIFLGFSVGLSTLSDRFLTAQSLGIFALGALAFAVATAVGVLFAKCMNLFTKNKINPLVGAAGVSAVPNSARVVQQVGQQEDSSNYLLMHAMAPNVAGVIGSAIAAGYLLSELLQ comes from the coding sequence ATGGGAAACTTATTTGACAGTTTGCTTGAATTTTGGAAAACCACCGGGTTTATGCATATGAATGGTGGAAGCTTTTTAATGATTGTTGTGGGGATCATCTTTATCAGCCTAGCCATTGTTAAAAATTATGAACCTCTTCTTCTTCTCCCTATCGGTGCTGGTATGGTTGCGGGAAATATTCCCTATCCTGCTGAGCTCGGTGAGCTGATTGGTATTGGTGTACAGCATGAAGGTAGCGTGTTTTGGTATATTTACCAAGGGGTTGGTCGGGGTATCTTTCCCCCCATAATCTTTCTTGGTATCGGTGCTATGACTGACTTCTCTGCTATGCTTGCCAATCCGAAACTGATTCTCCTTGGTGCTGCTGCGCAAAGCGGTATTTTTCTTACCTTTGTCGGAGCATTAGCTCTCGGTTTTACTCCGGGGCAAGCTGGTGCAATTGGAATCATCGGCGGTGCAGACGGGCCGACGTCCATATTTCTAGCATCACAATTGGCGCCGAATTTACTCGGGTCCATTGCTATTGCGGCATACTCCTATATGTCCTTAGTGCCCATTATTCAGCCGCCAATTATGCGTCTCTTAACAACCAAGGAAGAACGGGAGATTCGGATGGCTCCTCCAAAACAGGCGACGAAGCGGGAGCGCATCTTTTTTCCCATTGTGGGACTTCTTGCCACAACCCTCTTTGTACCGGCAGCGCTTCCACTTCTTGGAATGCTCTTTTTTGGTAATCTCCTCAAAGAATCAACTGTGACTGAACGTCTTGCAGAAACCGCGCGAACATCTCTTATTGACATTGTAACAATATTTCTCGGTTTTTCCGTGGGGCTGAGCACATTGTCAGATCGGTTTCTTACAGCACAATCCTTGGGTATTTTTGCCCTTGGTGCTCTTGCTTTTGCCGTGGCAACGGCTGTGGGTGTGCTCTTTGCAAAATGTATGAATCTCTTCACAAAGAATAAAATTAACCCCCTTGTGGGGGCAGCAGGGGTTTCTGCCGTTCCAAATTCTGCGCGGGTAGTCCAGCAGGTTGGACAGCAGGA